The following proteins are co-located in the Amblyraja radiata isolate CabotCenter1 chromosome 8, sAmbRad1.1.pri, whole genome shotgun sequence genome:
- the mkks gene encoding McKusick-Kaufman/Bardet-Biedl syndromes putative chaperonin: MAYIAPKVSSTCSSGPLNNNVLCQALSTLRGIVESCYGPFGRLKLIHNAVGGNVLTTSHSSVLLGNLSVSHPVLKLLVASMLNHLSRFTDSGLFATILCCNLTESAKQLDVPSSHIVRIQKDLLDICTDYLRSEDCGCRIQIDFNNIKTLLSLVRTAINKPTCMLTIKEADYISSLVLQAFFHTIPSIIGDTLSLGKMLITPIEGQSVSDSCILSGILIEIFASHSVRVDATKLTYGCIKIAVFSVSMSGDVVDSGDGHWEVTSGFCPEDESLVQLLKTGKQLVCDQVHLVVCQKVIHPVLKQYLQEHHVIVEDRLGLAVMEPLIQMAGARLITSYYHPVSPNCYGSIKNLLLVKCGSRQFLHLLPNGNKPICTLLLCNRSEAGLNELKVVCQSAECVLRLALKEPYALLGGGCTECHLATYIGYKVHCVTDDKLAEMCCSRAQYKIVADDFCRSLDRTASSLEHDGGENFIDAKYGHRWSVLANMPLNSHWSEVFSRCVCGSYTAHQNLDWTILGTKRTIVNLEMPPEKPSDYSPGQLILDSYTVKLNALQVAVETANLIVELQYVIQDRN; encoded by the exons ATGGCCTACATTGCACCTAAAGTATCATCTACATGCAGTTCTGGACCCTTAAATAACAATGTGCTTTGTCAAGCCCTTTCCACTCTAAGAGGGATTGTGGAGTCCTGCTATGGTCCATtcggtagattaaaacttattcaTAATGCTGTTGGAGGCAACGTTCTAACCACATCACACTCTTCTGTCCTTTTGGGTAACCTCTCTGTGTCCCATCCTGTGTTAAAGCTGCTCGTAGCTTCAATGTTGAATCACCTTTCTCGATTTACCGATTCTGGATTATTTGCAACCATTCTGTGCTGCAATTTAACAGAGAGTGCAAAGCAACTTGATGTACCAAGCAGTCACATTGTCAGGATCCAGAAAGATCTTCTGGATATTTGCACTGACTATCTAAGATCTGAGGACTGTGGCTGCAGAATACAAATAGACTTTAACAACATAAAGACTTTGCTTTCACTTGTTCGCACGGCGATAAATAAACCTACTTGCATGTTGACCATCAAAGAGGCGGACTACATCAGCTCCTTAGTGTTACAAGCGTTCTTTCATACCATCCCATCAATAATTGGCGATACCCTGTCTTTGGGAAAGATGCTGATTACTCCCATTGAGGGACAGAGTGTTAGTGACTCCTGCATACTTTCTGGAATCCTCATAGAAATATTTGCATCTCATTCGGTGAGAGTTGATGCCACAAAGTTGACTTATGGTTGCATTAAGATTGCAGTATTCAGTGTCTCTATGTCAGGAGATGTCGTGGACAGCGGCGATGGGCACTGGGAGGTGACGTCAGGTTTCTGCCCAGAAGACGAATCACTTGTACAGCTGCTGAAGACGGGAAAGCAGCTCGTTTGTGATCAAGTTCATCTCGTCGTCTGCCAGAAAGTAATTCATCCAGTTCTTAAACAGTATCTCCAGGAGCACCATGTAATCGTGGAAGATCGCCTTGGTCTTGCTGTAATGGAGCCCCTGATTCAAATGGCAG GTGCACGCCTCATTACTTCATACTATCATCCCGTTTCCCCCAACTGCTACGGCAGCATTAAGAATCTGTTACTTGTGAAGTGTGGTTCTCGGCAATTCCTGCACCTCCTTCCAAATGGAAACAAGCCTATATGTACCTTGTTACTATGCAATCGAAGTGAAGCTGGACTGAATGAGCTAAAG GTTGTTTGTCAATCAGCAGAATGTGTCTTGCGCCTTGCACTCAAAGAGCCATATGCTTTACTTGGAGGAGGTTGCACTGAATGTCATCTGGCGACATACATTGGCTATAAG GTGCACTGTGTGACTGACGATAAACTAGCCGAGATGTGCTGCTCCCGAGCACAATATAAAATTGTTGCTGATGATTTCTGTCGCTCGCTGGACCGAACTGCATCTTCACTGGAGCATGACGGTGGGGAGAACTTCATTGATGCCAAGTATGGTCATCGTTGGTCTGTCCTGGCCAATATGCCTCTCAATAGCCACTGGTCTGAGGTATTTTCAAGATGTGTTTGTGGATCATACACTGCACACCAAAACCTGGACTGGACTATTCTAGGTACTAAGAGAACAATCGTAAACCTGGAAATGCCTCCTGAGAAACCTAGTGATTACTCCCCTGGTCAATTAATACTCGACTCCTACACTGTGAAACTTAACGCTTTACAAGTAGCGGTAGAAACAGCTAATTTGATAGTTGAGTTACAATATGTTATTCAGGATCGGAATTAA